ATAGGCTGTGTTGGTGGAGTGCCAAAAGGTATTTAGCACTGTTCCACACACACGTGACATActtttttttttgacacacacacacacacactctctctctctctctctctctctctctctctctctctctttctctctctatctctctctctctctctctctctctctctctctctctctctctctctctctctctctctctctctctctctctctctctctctctctctctctctctctctctctctctctctctctctctccccccaacaccccctttCTTCCCTTAACCCCTTAACGCCCATTCGAACTCCCTTCTTCaacccctgacctctcccttaaaaaaaaataaaaccctcctacctccctcactcattccctcacaccctccccccaccctggcCCTCCCTAACTCCCTCCCAACCTccgtcccctcctccctccctatccctccctccctcccttcgtcCTTCCCTCCCTAACCCTCCcagttccctccctccatcacaatGAGCTCCTTGTATACACTAAGGAGTAAACACTACAAAGTGTTCCCAGACCATTAACTTGCATCAATGCCAACTTGCCTACAGAAATCATCTGCATTTTATCTTTGAAAACTGTTCTATATGACTCAAGACACTTAGCGGCCTCGATCACCGATTATCTCCTTCATAATTAGCGTTCacgtaattataatatatatatatatatatatatatatatatatatatatatatatatatatatatattataatatatatatatataatatatatatataatatataatatatatatatatatatatatatatatatatatatatatatatatatatatatataatacagatAGATATCTATATTACAAAATATATCTATGAACTAAGTTATATTGTTAGAAATCGATGATAAATTGGCTCAAATTTATAATAAGAATATATGAAAATAAATAatcttgtagtgtgtgtgtacttacctatttgagcatgcaggatcgagctgtagcTCGTGGacccccgcttttctagccgttggttgtctaacgAAATGACTCCTggccattaataataataataattattattattaacaaacttattattattaataaaatgggAATAAAATTAGCCTCTACAACCTGTTCCTTTagatcattccatttactcactacccttatgtgtgtgtgtgtgtgtgtgtgtgtgtgtgtgtgtgtgtgtgtgtgtgtgcgtgtgtgtgtgtgtgtgtgtgtgtgtgtgtgtgtgtgtgtgtgtgtatgtgtgtgtgtgtgtgtgtgtgtgtgtgtgtgtgtgtgtgtgtgtgtgtatgagtgtgtttgtgtatgtgtgtgtgtgtgtgtgtactcacctagttgtgtttgcgggggttgagctctggctcttttgtgtgtgtgtgtgtgtgtgtgtgtgtatgtgtgtgtgtgtgtgtgtgtgtgtgtgtgtgtgtgtatgagtgtgtttgtgtatgtgtgtactcacctagtacaccTCACCTACCCGTGAGTGGTATtgtatcccatacccatcctctgtgtgtgtgtgtgtgtgtgtactcacctaatagtgtGAGGTTCTGATGGAGTAGGAGCACTAGGTGGTGGGGAGaggattgggggggggagggagggaaggttgctATGTGTATGCTTGaggtagaaggaagggggggaTGCGGGTGgatggattggggggggggggttgagagggagggaaggttacTATGTgcatgcgcgcgcgtgtgtgtgtgtgtgagggggggggatgatgtCGTGGATAAGAAATGAGGAATTGAAGAAGTAGACGATAAGTAGAGTGGGTGTGCCAGTGCTACAgacgacggtggggggggggggggagggggagccagacgacgagagggggaggggcgGTGCCCCAGGGCCACACAGTGGTGCCTGGTGCCTGGCACTCTCACCATGAGACTCTCCGCTAAGCTCCAAGAGGACTGACGTAGGTACAAGGATACAGTGATGAGGTACAGGGGTACAGTGCAGAGCTACAGTAGTTAACTTACAGCGGTTCATGAGGAGCATAGAAAGTACAGGAAAACATGAACAGAGGTGCAACTACAAAGAAAATACAGTGTTACAGTGGTGCTGGTATGATGGGCAGGTACAGAGGTGCAATTACAGTGTTATAGGGGCAGTTATAGAGACAAGAATACAGTAATTCTTTGTGTATATAACTGCTAAATGGCGTAGAACTATATACACAGGTGTATTAATAACTGTATACACGGGTGTATTAATAACTGTATACACTGATATATTAATGAATGTATTCATGGGTGTATTAATAACAGTATACACGGGTGTATTAATAACAGTATACACGGGTGTATTAATAACAGTATACACGGGTGTATTAATAACAGTATACACGGGTGTATTAATAACAGTACACGGGTGTATTAATAATTGTATACATGGGTGTATTAATAATTGTATACATGGGTGTATTAACAACTGTATACACGagtaggtagtggaccccatacccgtcctgtgagtggtaatggaccccatacccatcctgtgagtggtaatggaccccatacccgtcctgtgagtggtagtggaccccatacccgtcctgtgagtggtagtggaccccatacccgtcctgtgagtggtagtggaccccatacccgtcctgtaagtggtagtggaccccatacccgtcctgtgagtggtaatgaaccccatacccgtcctgtgagtggtagtggacccccatacccgtcctgtgagtagtggtggtccccatacccatcctgtgagtggtaatggaccccatacccgtcctgtgagtggtaatggaccccatatccgtcctgtgagtggtagtggacccccatacccgttctgtgagtggtagtggacccccatacccgtcctgtgagtggtaatggaccccatacccgtcctgtaagtggtagtggtccccatacctgtcctgtgagtggtagtgaaccccatacccgtcctatgagtggtagtggaccccattcgcaAGCATGGCAAGGGAGCATCAACTTTATCATCATGTTTGCAACCTAGTGTAGGAAAGGATCAGGAACTGAGTACTTAAATCTTCTATTTCGAGTAGAACCCACTTACCGGATTGTCTGACTCGCCAACACTAAACCACACGAGACTAATCTCCCTTTCTCCCCGGACAGATACAGGTGGAGAAGTATGctcctgcaggctgtggtgctCCTTCTTCTTGGGGCTCCTCAGGCGCTCACCGAAGGCCTTCCCGACGACACCGCCTCACTGGGTCCGTCTGGGGCTCCACAGGTCCGGAGTCTCGACCAGGCCATACAGTCACTCACAGATGGCTTGAAATTCGGAGTCAGAAAGGACAAGGCGAGAGGTCCGGCCGCTGGAAGCGCTACCGGAACCCCGGACATCGATTTAAAAGATGTTTCGCCTTTCGGGAGCTCTAACAGTTCCTCCAGAATCAAAAGACAATGTGTTTTCCCTCCCTGTGGAGCACCAGCGCAGCCTCCGGCATACCAGCATGTCTGTCCACGCGCCACGCCGCTGCCCAGCCACTACAGCCCGTTGGATCAACTGAAGCACATCGTCAGGTATCAAAGACCCGGGTGCATTAACGAAGACTGCGCCAAGAGGTGCAGGGTAAGTATTCTCCGGTCTACTGCGCATTCTGCGTCGAATCTGTTGTCTCGCCAAACATTATGTCATAACAAAGTGCAAGTCCAAGCTAGATAACAAAGTGCAAGTCCAAGCTAGATAACAAAGTGCAAGTCCAAGCTAGAGTCGCTATGTCCACCAGCAGACCGTCAACGCCAGACGGCGGTGGCTTATAGTTCCCGCCTCAGGCACATACACCCACACTTAAAATAAacttaaacaatatttttttccCCCCATTGTCTTGGCCAGCAACCCCGAGAGGCTCAACCAAGTTCCCTCTTGGCCCAGTGAGTCCCCCAACCTTTGTGTCTGGAAGAAGCCTTGAAATATTTCGTAAAATCTCGTGAAATCCTTTCCTTGCTGATATGTTAGGTTCCAGTGGTCCTCGGAACCGCTAGTTGGAAATCCCTGCTCCAGGCCGATAAGTGGGCTTCCCCCCCCTGGATATTATTGACCTGCGCTCTCTTAACAACACGGAGCAATTCCTAATCATTCAGTTGTATTGATCATTATTACAACCGCTACATAAACGTCCTCTTCATACGTACTAATTCCACTTATATTACTTCCGGTATTATTACACCTAATAGCCATTCATCAATAATAGCCACACGCCAAGAATAACCACAGGTCAATAATACCTCACGCCAATAAATGTCCCCACGTTAATATATACATTGATCGTCCTCCTCCACCTCTTCCCCACCAGGGCAAGAGTCCACGTCCAGAATGCCAGTTTGACTTCGAGATGTTGTCTGTGCGCCTCGCCGCCCTGGAGGCCCGCCTGCTGGAACTGGATAAGGTGGAGACCAGGATCAAGGTCCACGCCAGCCTGCTTCTGAGGATTCAAAATAATCCGAATTGTGAGTATGCCTTTTGTATGCTTAAGAGGGGATGTGAGTATGTCTGGTGTATGCTTAAGAGGGGATGTGAGTATGTCTGGTGTATGCTTAAGAGGGGCTGTGAGTATGTCTGGTGTATGCTTAAGAGGAGATGTGAGTATGTCTGGTGTATGCTTAAGAGGGGATGTGAGTATGTCTGGTGTATGCTTAAGAGATGTGAGTATGTCTGGTGTATGCTTAAGAGATGTAAGTATGTCTGGTGTATGCTTAAGACAAACTTATTCAGTGTGATATTGAGAATGTCAGTTAAACTTTCCAGATTTACTTGAAAAAATATTTTCAACTTATGTTTAATAATTCTCTAACAACCACTACGTTCCACAGTCCCTGGGCAGCGAGGTGAGCCAGGGCCCCCTGGACCTAAGGGACAGAAAGGAGACAAGGGGCTCTTAGGAAGCATCGGAGTCCCTGGAACTTGCACCATCTCCTCCTCCGCTTCCCCTCCGGCAGGTGCTGTGGGGGTTCCTGGAAATAAAGGCGCTCCTGGCCATCCAGGGGACAAGCGCTGCGGGTGTGACGGCGAGCCAGGGGAAGGTGGCGCCCCTGGCCAGACCGTCAAGGGGCCACCTGGGCCAACGGGTGCCAAGGGGCTCAAGGGAATACGGGGCCCCAACTCTTAACCAGCTCCGGTAAAATTGAGTGTGCAGTGATCCAGTCAAACTCCCTTTGAGCCCCACTAGATTAAACTACTTATTAGCCCGAGGAATAACTATTGATGGCCGCCCTGACAGTTTCACGTATTTAAGAAGTTTTCAAGAAGGCACAAAATATTTTCATCTACCGTAGTTCATTTAGGCTAACACATTATAGTCCTCTTTTGTCAAACCACTTTTAATTACCCAAGTAAAATTCTAGGTCATGATATGACTCCTCTTCCACAGTAAAGATTTTTTTGTCCTGTTTGCTCTCATCTTTAGTATTGCAGGTCTTTCGTATTGCTATAATATTAACAATTAATGTCTTGCTACATAGTAAACAACTTTTTTTAATATGTTATTCAACTAAATGAACAtcaatttatcaaatatgttggCAGCAAACGAGAGCAAGAATATTGAACTTGAATTCTGATTTGATATCTATCTATTGCCTGTGACTCAATTATGACCCGTGAAAGGTGGCTTCAAGAGGAGAAGGATGTCTGCCATGGTTATGGAGACACTCTCTGGAACCAAGACTTTATTATCATTAGTGTTGAGGAGTATTTCTAATGTTTATTTGTGAAGCTACGGGGGTGACAAGCTGGAATGATCCACTTGAAGGGAGCTGTCTGGATCAGTAGCTTGCATCTTCCTTGTGAAGGTAGATTTTTCTAATGGACTAAAAAGGTATCATTCACGTCACCTGGTAACCGTCTCTCACACCTGTAAGCTGTCTCTCACGCCACCTGTAAGCTGTCTCTCACGCCACCTGTAAGCTGTCACCCACACCTGGAAGCTGACTAACTTTCAGAAGATGGTGAAATATTTTCATATTATTTTAAGTCAATAAACATTTCAACATAAAACTTGTTTAATTAACCTTACAAACATTAGTTAAATTAAATGTGAAAGTCTGGTTTGGTGCATAGCTTTAGGCCCAACAACCTAATAGGCCTACCAATTTGTTTTCAGATTATTTCACTAGTAACTCCTCTTTATGGAAATTAAATTTCATATCTGGATAAAACGAATAATGAACATTAAAAATTCACGAAAAGAACATTTCCAAGTGAAGTTGGAACTCTAAACTTTATCTGGAAGggttaaggcctatcaatctctggaggacTATTAAGACCTATAAACCTCTGAAggtgtgttgaccaaaccacacactagaaattgaagagacgacacaatcgacttgataatggtccaggacggaccgaaacgtcgtcgtctcttcaatttctagtgggtgatttggtcaacatttttcagccacattattgtgacttttcatctgTATCTGAAGGTTTATTTAGgcctttcaacctctggaggtttAATAAagtttatcaacctctggagggctattaaggCCATTACAACAGCTTACTGATCAACCAGCAAATTAACTTTaatcctgaacatagtccaggttCAGAGTGAACTCATGTGTCTAGAGTTCACTCGTGTGCTTTTGTATAATAACATATATTGTTTATCAACTGTCTTGCTACGCAAAATGGAGCAAGCTAGTTATTAAACAATAAATTACTGAAGAGTTTAGCCACTTGTCTTATGAAGAAATGTTTGGAGAATGAATGCCAGCATTTCCCAGGTCGGTGTCTAGTAATTAAGTCACATTAACTGACAGATGAGTACAGAAGTTCCTAACCATAGCATGTTGTTTAGCACTAACGGAATGTTTCTTGTTTTTCTTTTAATTTGTTAAGGGCTCAGAAAATTTTTGCGAAACGTAAAGGACAGAGTTGCTTTATCAATAATCAGGATTCATGACCCAACAAGTGTCTGATTTGAAGTGATTTTTCCATGACAATAAAAGGGGCTAACTGAAATAATCCCACCTAGCTTATTAGTCTGAAAAAGCGTACTAAATTAGTTGCTTAAAAATTCCACAAAAACACTAGAATCTTAGCGCGCTGTTATCGATAGAATCCGACTTGAGGTGTATCGTGAGTAACGACGCAATGGTCTATTTCTCGTTACCAAGGAACTCCAGAACATCCTAAAGCTTAGGGCTTACCATGCAAGAAAGAAAATAAAAGAGTTTTGATATATTTTGTTTAGCAGCAAGTTGTGGGTGATGGTTTTATGAAAACCATGACCCAGAAGACGATAGGCATGCTAGATAGTCTTGGGACAAGCAGAGGAATATAAATACCTGAGTATAAGGTATACTATGTATAAGAAAGTCCCAAAGAAACATTGACAGGGTCAAAATTAAGCAGCCAATGTTTAGGATGAATGTTGAGAGTTATATTAAGAGTTTAGAGAAGTGTTTTGAGTGAAAGTTTGAACTGAATGTTTCGAGTTAATGTTAATATGGGTAACATCACTCCACCCATAGtaaatttaaaattttgccccgagggggcgagtttattgggcatcgCCACCCATCCTGagtgtggacataccgccatattgacagtattgggcagcgccactcattctgagAGTGGACAGACCGCCATATTAACAGCATTGGGCATCgctactcatcctgagagtggacacaccgccatattgacagtattgggcagcgccactcattctgagAGTGGACAGACCGCCATATTAACAGCATTGGGCAtcgccactcatcctgagagtggacacaccgccatagtgacagtattgggcagcgccactcatcctgagagtggacacaccgccataacagcatgtacaacaccccacaataggaagaaaacccactgggttgttcACTTGTTTAACACCTCCGGAGGTATAATGAATGACAGACTACAGTTAACACAGATAAATACAGGGGCTTCAGTTGTTCGCTTTACTAAGGTCTAACTCAATGTAGCTATTTACGTATTGTTAGTTAAGCCACAACATGGTGGCTTAATTCCTACTGAACCCACACCATGTACATAGCATCAACAGTATGCAAGGTCCTCCACACAACAGCTACTCCTTGTTGTATTGCGAGGGGATGGGGTgaggggatggggaggagggggagagtctGCGAGGGGTCACTGAGGGGAAGGGAGGCAAGGAGGTCCTGCTCGAAAATATCTTTCCCGCTGTATCGTTTGTTGTCATCTTTTCCAGCACATTTGTATAAGCAAGTTACCCCTCGAGGGAGGCGAAGGACGCGAGACGTTTGGATCAACTGTGGCCAGTTTTACACCCGCCCTTAACACCCGCCAGAGCTAAAGATTAAGCGTTACTTTGAAGATGTATTAACAAGCTTCCCAAGGATAGGCTCCTCCTCCAGTTATCGCTCAAGTGAGAGGATTGTATTTTTAGCTCTAACCCCCCCCTTCTCTACCCTCCCACTAaaacccctctctttctctcacttttttaaccccaccccccctcacgcatctccccccccctcatctctctctcccccaccccccctctctctctctctctccatgttcTCTTCTCCCATCAAGGTCCAGCCATCGCGCTCACCAGGACTGGCTGAGACCATCAGAAGTCTTGCCCTGAACACACAGGCGAGGGAGGTAAGCAAGCCAGTCTGGTCTTAGTTGGCCTGTAATGTCTCGTGATATTTGGTGAGGGCTTAGCAGAGGCTGGACAGTACGGTGATACAGTGGACACTACAGTAATACAGGGACAAAACGGTGATACAGTGGACACTACAGTAATACAGTGGACAATACGGTGATACAGTGGACACTACAGTAATACAGTGGACAATACGGTGATACAGTGGACACTACAGTAATACAGTGGACATTACAGTAATACAGTGGACAATATGGTGATATAGTGGACACTACAGTAATACAGTGGACAATATGGTGATACAGTGGACACTACAGTAATACAGTGAACATTACAGTGATACAGTGGACACTACAGTAATACAGTGGACAATATGGTGATACAGTGGACACTACAGTAATACAGTGGACAATATGGTGATACAGTGGACACTACAGTAGTACAGTGGACATTACAGTAATACAGTGGACACTACAGTAATACAGTGGACATTACAGTGATACAGTGGACACTACAGTAATCCAGTGGACAATATGGTGATACAGTGGACACTACAGTAATACAGTGGACATTACAGAGATACATTGGATACTACAGAAATACAGTGGACATTACAATGGTCCTTACAGTGGACATTACACTGAAACAGTGGACACTACAGCGGGCATTGCAGTAATACAGCACACACACTACAGTGTTACAGTGCGCACTACAGTGGACACTACATTGATACAGTGGACACTACAAATATACAGGGGGCACTGTAGTAGACACTACAGTAATACATTGCACATTTCAGTTATGCAGTGGACACTGCACTCATACATTGGACGCTACAGTAATACAGTGGACACTACAGTGAGCTTGAGTATATTGACTCAGTGGTGCACCAGGGCAGAGAAACAGCTATATTTATCGACCGTAacacagtggtacagtggtacagtgatACAGTTGTTCAAGAATACTTTAATTCAGCGATGGAGTACAGTGAAATGATACAGCGGTACAGCGACATTGTGAACAATGTATAGGGATACAGTAAACACGGTACAGGGATACAGTGAACACTGTACAGGGATACAGTGAAAACGGTACAGGAATACAGTGAACACGGTACAGGATACAGTGAACACGGTACAGGGATACAGTGAACACGGTACAGGATACAGTGAACACGGCACAGGGATACAGTGAGCACGGTACAGGGATACAGTGAACACGGCACAGGGATACAGTGAACACGGTACAGAGATACAGTGAACACGGCACAGGGATACAGCGAGCACGGCTCAGGGATACAGTGAACACGGCACAGGGATACAGTGAACACGGCACAGGGATACAGTGAGCACGGTACAGGGATACAGTGAACACGGTACAGTGATACGGTGAACACGGCACAGGGTTACAGTGAACACGGTACCGGATACAGTGAACACGGTACAGGGATACAGTGAACACGGTACAGGGATACAGTGAACACGGTACAGGATACAGTGAACACGGTACAGGGATACAGTGAACACGGTACAGGATACAGTGAACACGGTACAGGATACAGTGAACACGGTACAGTATACAGTGAACACAGTACAGAGATACAGTGAACACGGTACAGGATACAGTGAACACGGTACAGGATACAGTGAACACGGCACAGGGAAACAGTGAACACGGTACAGTATACAGTGAACACGGTACAGGATACAGTGAACACGGTATAGTATACAGTGAACACGGTGCAGGATACAGTAAACACGGTACAGTATACAGTGAACACGGCACAGTGATACGGTGAACACGGTACAGTATACAATGAACACGGTACAAGATACAGTGAAAACTGTGCAGGGATACAAA
The window above is part of the Procambarus clarkii isolate CNS0578487 chromosome 67, FALCON_Pclarkii_2.0, whole genome shotgun sequence genome. Proteins encoded here:
- the LOC123767668 gene encoding uncharacterized protein isoform X3; protein product: MLLQAVVLLLLGAPQALTEGLPDDTASLGPSGAPQVRSLDQAIQSLTDGLKFGVRKDKARGPAAGSATGTPDIDLKDVSPFGSSNSSSRIKRQCVFPPCGAPAQPPAYQHVCPRATPLPSHYSPLDQLKHIVRYQRPGCINEDCAKRCRGKSPRPECQFDFEMLSVRLAALEARLLELDKVETRIKVHASLLLRIQNNPNFPGQRGEPGPPGPKGQKGDKGLLGSIGVPGTCTISSSASPPAGAVGVPGNKGAPGHPGDKRCGCDGEPGEGGAPGQTVKGPPGPTGAKGLKGIRGPNS
- the LOC123767668 gene encoding uncharacterized protein isoform X1, which gives rise to MNRGATTKKIQCYSGAGMMGRYRWRSMLLQAVVLLLLGAPQALTEGLPDDTASLGPSGAPQVRSLDQAIQSLTDGLKFGVRKDKARGPAAGSATGTPDIDLKDVSPFGSSNSSSRIKRQCVFPPCGAPAQPPAYQHVCPRATPLPSHYSPLDQLKHIVRYQRPGCINEDCAKRCRGKSPRPECQFDFEMLSVRLAALEARLLELDKVETRIKVHASLLLRIQNNPNFPGQRGEPGPPGPKGQKGDKGLLGSIGVPGTCTISSSASPPAGAVGVPGNKGAPGHPGDKRCGCDGEPGEGGAPGQTVKGPPGPTGAKGLKGIRGPNS
- the LOC123767668 gene encoding uncharacterized protein isoform X2 translates to MRYRWRSMLLQAVVLLLLGAPQALTEGLPDDTASLGPSGAPQVRSLDQAIQSLTDGLKFGVRKDKARGPAAGSATGTPDIDLKDVSPFGSSNSSSRIKRQCVFPPCGAPAQPPAYQHVCPRATPLPSHYSPLDQLKHIVRYQRPGCINEDCAKRCRGKSPRPECQFDFEMLSVRLAALEARLLELDKVETRIKVHASLLLRIQNNPNFPGQRGEPGPPGPKGQKGDKGLLGSIGVPGTCTISSSASPPAGAVGVPGNKGAPGHPGDKRCGCDGEPGEGGAPGQTVKGPPGPTGAKGLKGIRGPNS